Proteins from a genomic interval of Neovison vison isolate M4711 chromosome 4, ASM_NN_V1, whole genome shotgun sequence:
- the LOC122905491 gene encoding gasdermin-D-like — MASTFEGVVKRVVRELDHGGKLIPVDSLQSSAGFQPYCLLRRKLPMSRFQKARYTGLNLSIRDILEPGAPEPDVKQSTPIRVFDCTDGEAQGGGELEAAGQGRLAGQASVSEYLRISMKVCTRQVDPNVWDAMKRERRLRQPEHKVLGQLRNCKSDVCVVTEVLQTQEEVTVSQTQKHEGSGQFALLGALSFQGQGQGRRSQKTKVSIPAGTVLAFQVAQLLVDPDWDVLLYWDKKGKRPKTFMPPSEDRKLVFERRTIECELSGGLHYKGLTIRSDGFAEVGPAFKGDFQDLQAEVWAQVRALRCLSRELCGQLLAGLAQVLREERALQTLEDELEQGLSCGVVPTLEGPAGAVLECLVNSSGELEGQLARPVLYLVEALAVLTETQHAVLGKMLETGELSGRLDLVGSVLEQSSPWQQCRGVSLPPEVLGSSWDPETPAWVLLEQCGLEVQADAPQVRWEPQAQERTCALFACLLLLLGLSPDSCWG, encoded by the exons ATGGCATCCACCTTCGAGGGCGTGGTCAAGAGAGTGGTCCGGGAGCTGGACCACGGCGGCAAGCTGATCCCCGTGGACAGCCTGCAGAGCTCCGCCGGCTTCCAGCCCTACTGCTTGTTGCGCAGGAAGCTCCCAATGTCGCGATTCCAGAAAGCCCGCTACACGGGCCTCAACCTGTCCATCAGGGACATTCTGGAGCCTGGCGCCCCAGAACCAG ACGTGAAACAAAGCACGCCCATCCGCGTCTTCGACTGCACGGACGGGGAGGCACAGGGCGGCGGGGAGCTGGAAGCCGCGGGACAGGGGAGGCTTGCGGGCCAGGCGTCGGTGTCCGAGTACCTCAGGATCTCAATGAAAGTGTGCACACGGCAAGTGGACCCCAACGTCTGGGACGCCATGAAGCGAGAGAG GCGCCTGCGGCAGCCGGAGCACAAAGTCCTGGGGCAGCTGCGCAACTGCAAGAGCGACGTGTGCGTGGTGACAGAGGTCCTGCAGACGCAGGAGGAGGTGACCGTCAGCCAGACCCAGAAGCACGAGGGATCCGGCCAGTTTGCGCTGCTTGGAGCCTTATCTTTCCAG GGACAAGGCCAGGGCCGTCGGAGCCAGAAAACGAAGGTCAGCATCCCCGCGGGCACCGTCCTGGCCTTCCAAGTGGCCCAGCTGCTCGTTGACCCTGACTGGG ATGTCCTCCTCTACTGGGATAAGAAGGGCAAGAGGCCGAAGACCTTCATGCCGCCCAGTGAAG accgcaagctggtttttgaaaggcGAACAATCGAATGCGAGCTCTCCGGAGGCTTACACTATAAAGGCTTAACGATACGGTCAG ACGGGTTTGCTGAGGTCGGTCCTGCGTTCAAGGGAGACTTCCAGGACCTGCAGGCAGAGGTGTGGGCCCAAGTCCGGGCCCTCCGGTGCTTGTCCCGGGAACTGTGCGGGCAGCTGCTGGCGGGCTTAGCGCAGGTGCTGCGGGAAGAGCGGGCCCTGCAAACTCTGGAGGACGAG CTGGAGCAGGGCCTGAGCTGTGGGGTGGTGCCCACCCTGGAAGGTCCAGCGGGCGCCGTCCTGGAGTGCCTGGTGAACAGCTCCGGGGAGCTAGAAGGGCAGCTGGCGCGCCCTGTCCTCTACCTGGTGGAAGCACTGGCCG TGCTGACTGAGACCCAGCATGCGGTGCTCGGGAAGATGCTGGAGACCGGAGAGCTTTCTGGGCGGTTGGACCTG GTGGGGAGCGTCTTGGAGCAGAGCAGCCCCTGGCAGCAGTGTAGGGGCGTGTCCCTGCCACCAGAGGTCCTGGGGAGCAGCTGGGACCCAGAGACACCTGCCTGGGTCCTGCTGGAGCAATGCGGGCTGGAGGTGCAGGCGGACGCCCCCCAGGTGCGCTGGGAGCCACAGGCCCAGGAACGCACCTGCGCTCTCTTCGCCTgcctgctcctgctgctgggaCTGAGCCCGGACAGCTGCTGGGGCTGA
- the LOC122905492 gene encoding nicotinate phosphoribosyltransferase-like: MGCAAFTKPFPQTLAPAAGQGPRVDLAARAEAWLDRVCAHLGLGVREPHRGERAAFVAYALAFPRAFQGLLDTYSVQRSGVPNFLAVALALGELGYRAVGVRLDSGDLLQQAQEIRRVFRTVSVQFQTPWLESISIAVSNNIGEEELARLAQEGSEVNVIGIGTSVVTCPRQPSLGCVYKLVSVGDQPRMKLTEDPGKQTLPGSKAAYRLLRADGSPLLDVLQLAEEQPPQAGRELRVWPRGAQEAWTVKPARVEPLLRLWVQRGQLCEPLPSLAESRAFAQLSLSHLSPEHKRLEQPAPYPVALSDKLRTLVASLLAGGSS; the protein is encoded by the exons ATGGGCTGCGCGGCCTTCACTAAGCCGTTTCCGCAGACGTTGGCCCCAGCTGCCGGCCAGGGCCCCAGAGTGGATCTGGCTGCTCGTGCAGAGGCGTGGCTGGATCGCGTGTGTGCCCATCTGGGACTAGGGGTGCGGGAGCCCCACCGGGGGGAGCGGGCGGCCTTTGTGGCCTATGCCCTGGCTTTCCCCCGGGCCTTTCAGGGCCTGCTGGACACGTACAGTGTGCAGAG GAGCGGTGTCCCTAACTTTCTGGCAGTGGCCCTGGCGCTGGGGGAGCTGGGCTACCGAGCGGTGGGTGTGAGACTGGACAGCGGTGACTTGCTCCAGCAGGCCCAGGAGATCCGCAGGGTCTTCAGGACAGTTTCGGTCCA GTTCCAGACGCCCTGGCTGGAATCCATCTCCATCGCCGTCAGCAACAACATTGGCGAGGAGGAGCTGGCCCGGCTGGCCCAGGAG GGCAGTGAGGTCAACGTCATTGGCATCGGCACCAGCGTGGTCACGTGTCCACGCCAGCCTTCCCTGGGCTGCGTCTATAAG CTGGTGTCCGTGGGAGACCAGCCGCGCATGAAGCTGACCGAGGACCCCGGGAAACAGACGCTCCCTGGGAGCAAGGCCGCTTACCGGCTCCTGCGCGCCGATG GGTCTCCGCTGTTGGACGTGCTGCAGTTGGCGGAGGAGCAACCCCCCCAGGCTGGCCGAGAGCTCAGGGTCTGGCCTCGAGGGGCCCAGGAAGCCTGGACCGTGAAGCCTGCCCGTGTGGAGCCCCTGCTGAGACTCTGGGTCCAGCGGGGACAG ctGTGTGAGCCCCTCCCATCTCTGGCCGAATCGAGAGCCTTCGCCCAGCTGTCCCTGAGCCATCTGAGCCCGGAGCACAAGCGGCTGGAGCAGCCTGCCCCCTACCCC GTGGCGCTGTCTGATAAGCTCCGGACACTGGTGGCCAGCCTGCTGGCCGGAGGGTCCTCATGA
- the LOC122905286 gene encoding maestro heat-like repeat-containing protein family member 6, with protein sequence MAWGAWGQARGGPVGALTLTALAEGIQANQGQTPGRSALGRQSGRGLEPESDPKSVGAVPAPVCEAPEGPCQDPQSSREEGALADLAAYTAACLQEAGFVGTQATALTLSSAPEARGEPLEAQVYALVSQLLAQVPSLAEGRPRRAALRVLSALAREHAREVVRALLRSSLPPDRAAAELWPSLSRNQCVNGQVLVQLLWALKDQAGRELEALAATRALGEMLAVSGCVGATRGFYPQLLLLLVTQLHQLARGVRAPGSPKVWGPLQRGPPHSHASCAVEALKALLAGDGGRMVVTCMEQAGGWRRLVGAHSHLEGVLLLASAMVAHADHHLRGLFANLLPQLRSPDDAQRLTAMAFFAGLLQSRPTARLLREEVILERLRAWQGDPEPTVRWLGLLGLSHLALDRGKVRHGSRLLPALLGALGEGDARLVDAALGALGRLLRQPRAPVRLLSAQLGPRLPRLLDDARESVRASAVGLLGTLVRRGRGGLRVGLRGPLRKLVLQSVIPLLLRLQDPSRDAAESSEWTLARCDQALRWGLLEDTVTVAHYDSPEALSRICHCLVQRYPSHTPSFLSQTQGYLRSPQTPLRWAAAVLLGFLVHHTSPGRVNQDLLDSLLQDLGQLQSDPEPAVVAAAHASAQQVALLARAQAGPRRLSPGLLRLPLPLLGPGLWHPSRPPRPPPVYPTSPFQPRSVIGRWGCLGPSWT encoded by the exons ATGGCTTGGGGGGCGTGGGGCCAGGCCCGCGGGGGCCCTGTGGGGGCTCTAACCCTGACAGCTCTGGCTGAAGGGATCCAGGCCAACCAGGGGCAGACCCCAGGTCGCTCTGCCCTTGGCCGTCAGTCCGGACGTGGGCTTGAACCCGAGTCGGATCCCAAGAGTGTGGGTGCCGTCCCTGCCCCGGTCTGTGAGGCCCCTGAGGGACCCTGTCAG GACCCCCAGAGCTCCCGGGAGGAGGGGGCCCTTGCGGACCTGGCAGCTTACACCGCAGCCTGCCTGCAGGAGGCCGGCTTTGTGGGGACTCAGGCAACAGCGCTCACACTGTCCTCAGCTCCGGAGGCCCGGGGCGAGCCTCTGGAGGCGCAG GTGTATGCCCTGGTGAGCCAGCTGCTGGCGCAGGTGCCCAGCCTAGCCGAAGGGAGGCCCCGGCGGGCGGCCCTCCGGGTGCTGAGCGCGCTGGCCCGGGAGCACGCTCGGGAGGTGGTGCGTGCACTGCTGCGCAGCTCGCTGCCCCCAGACCG GGCGGCGGCTGAACTGTGGCCCAGCCTGAGCCGGAATCAGTGCGTGAACGGGCAGGTGCTGGTCCAGCTGCTGTGGGCGCTGAAGGACCAGGCCGGGCGGGAGCTGGAGGCCTTGGCG GCCACTCGGGCCCTTGGGGAGATGCTGGCTGTGTCTGGCTGCGTGGGTGCCACGCGGGGCTTCTACccacagctcctgctcctgctggtcACGCAGCTACACCAGCTAGCGCGGGGCGTGCGCGCCCCGGGCTCCCCGAAGGTGTGGGGCCCCTTGCAGCGGGGGCCGCCGCACAGCCACGCCAG CTGCGCGGTGGAGGCCTTGAAGGCCTTGCTCGCCGGGGACGGTGGCCGCATGGTAGTCACGTGCATGGAGCAGGCCggaggctggaggaggctggTCGGAGCCCACAGCCACCTAGAAGGCGTCCTGCTGCTGGCCAG TGCCATGGTGGCCCACGCGGACCACCACCTGCGAGGCCTGTTTGCGAACTTGCTGCCGCAGCTGCGCAGCCCCGACGACGCGCAGCGCCTCACGGCGATGGCCTTCTTCGCCggg CTGCTGCAGAGTCGGCCCACCGCGAGGCTCCTGCGGGAGGAGGTCATCCTGGAGCGGCTCCGGGCCTGGCAGGGCGACCCCGAGCCCACCGTGCGCTGGCTGGGCCTGCTGGGCCTCAGCCACCTGGCGCTGGACCGCgggaag GTGCGGCACGGGAGCAGGCTGCTGCCCGCGCTGCTGGGTGCGCTGGGCGAGGGCGACGCGAGGCTCGTGGACGCGGCGCTGGGCGCGCTGGGGAGGCTCCTGCGGCAGCCGCGGGCGCCCGTGCGGCTCCTGAGCGCCCAGCTGGGGCCGCGCCTCCCGCGGCTGCTGGACGAC GCCCGGGAGTCGGTCCGCGCCTCGGCCGTGGGGCTTCTCGGGACGCTGGtgcggcggggccggggcgggctcCGGGTGGGGCTCCGCGGCCCCCTCCGGAAGCTGGTGCTCCAGAGCGTCATCCCTCTGCTGTTGCGCCTGCAAGATCCCAGCCGCGATGCCGCTGAG aGTTCAGAGTGGACCCTGGCCCGCTGTGACCAGGCCTTGCGTTGGGGCCTGCTGGAGGACACGGTCACTGTGGCCCACTACGACAGCCCTGAGGCCCTAAGCCGCATCTGCCACTGCCTG GTTCAGCGGTACCCAAGTCACACCCCCAGCTTCCTGAGCCAGACCCAGGGCTACCTGCGGAGCCCACAGACCCCTTTGCGCTGGGCCGCGGCCGTGCTCCTAG GCTTCCTCGTCCATCACACCAGCCCTGGCCGTGTCAACCAGGACCtgctggactccctgctccagG ACCTGGGACAGCTGCAGAGTGACCCAGAGCCCGCCGTGGTCGCCGCGGCTCACGCGTCCGCCCAACAGGTGGCGCTGCTGGCCCGCGCCCAAGCCGGGCCCCGCCGCCTCAGCCCAGGTCTCCTCcgcctgcccctgcctctcctcGGCCCAGGCCTCTGGCACCCCAGCCggcccccccggcccccaccaGTCTACCCCACCAGCCCGTTCCAGCCCCGGAGCGTCATAGGCCGCTGGGGCTGCCTGGGACCCAGCTGGACCTGA